In Seonamhaeicola sp. S2-3, the genomic window ATTCTTAAAATGGTAAAAACCCAGATTTTGGACTTGATCCATATTAACATTTAAACTATAATTTATTATGAAATGAGTAATTCAAAAAATTAGTTGAAATTACCGGTAACAACTAGCTTTTTTGTTTACAAATTACATTTGACTTTAGTTTTCAATTAAATTAATAACAAATGAAAAATCAAAAACATTCTCACAGCCTCATTCGGCAAAATGAGCAAACTGTGAAAAAATCACAAAAGCATGATGCTAATTTACAAAAAAACTCCACCCTTTATTTTCAATTAGGGCTAATAGTATGCCTCCTAGTTATCTTTGGCTTGTTTGAAATGAAGTTTGAAACTAAAATTCCTCCTCAAGTTACTTATGATGTTGAATATGAAGATGACCTTTATGTATTTAATGATTTAGTAAAACCTAAAGAAGAGGTTAAAAAGAAAGAAGTTAAACGCAAAGAAAAAGTACATCAAAATCCTGTTAGTGGAGAAGAAGAGCCAATAAGTGAAGATATACCAGATATTTTTGAACCACCTACTAATGATACTCCCTTCAACCCAGATGCTTTACCAAATTTAGATAGCGAACCAGAGGATGA contains:
- a CDS encoding energy transducer TonB; protein product: MKNQKHSHSLIRQNEQTVKKSQKHDANLQKNSTLYFQLGLIVCLLVIFGLFEMKFETKIPPQVTYDVEYEDDLYVFNDLVKPKEEVKKKEVKRKEKVHQNPVSGEEEPISEDIPDIFEPPTNDTPFNPDALPNLDSEPEDDPIVDFVFIEEVPIYPGCENKTTNLERKKCMSDKLSKLIRKKFDTSIGDDLGLSGRQTVLTQFTIDTQGNVIDVKTRAPHPELTKEAQRVINKVPKMKPGKQRDKPVKVRYTLPIIFQVQN